One window of Cydia pomonella isolate Wapato2018A chromosome 7, ilCydPomo1, whole genome shotgun sequence genomic DNA carries:
- the LOC133519910 gene encoding cuticle protein-like produces the protein MNTVILALALTLTSVCAYHDPDLNYHLSQLQAAPNCDNGHTGSGPGYSYLPPAVQLTTTGVKVAAPVASQQVLSAPAYQYSGSSSYQTGAAYQAAAGYQSAAAYQVSAPIQPQLTPAFQTSSLVSHANAAPAYSAQREFHGYATSAGLSAAASSGKTVTPLATYAQAPIIAKVTAAPLIARFTLAAPKNNFVSQNLVSQQASYAAGSAVAYSSEETASPVVAQVYAAPSAGYATSPALRQQTPQLFEPSRYTVAQPAVSQYRTAPISGLTPVAPVASQYRAPVIAQYQSAQLAPAVSQYAAPAVTHVAPAVTQYTAPVISQHAGQSVAYSTSSISHHSGGSIAQYAAAPVAVNHNIAVAAPARIAHVKNVHTDFLQNYDAHPRYAYEYAVNDPHTGDIKHQKEQRDGEVVKGQYSLVEPDGSVRTVDYVADWETGFHANVRNDRHH, from the exons atgaATACG GTAATATTGGCCCTCGCGTTGACGCTTACGAGTGTATGCGCGTATCACGATCCGGACCTTAACTACCACTTGAGCCAATTGCAAGCCGCTCCGAACTGTGACAACGGCCACACGGGTTCCGGTCCCGGTTACTCGTATCTGCCACCAGCCGTTCAGCTCACCACCACTGGAGTAAAAGTGGCTGCTCCTGTAGCCTCACAACAAGTGCTCTCAGCCCCTGCGTATCAGTATTCTGGATCTAGCAGCTATCAAACAGGAGCTGCATACCAAGCAGCAGCAGGATATCAATCAGCAGCAGCCTATCAAGTTTCTGCACCCATTCAACCGCAACTTACACCGGCATTCCAAACCTCATCACTGGTTTCACACGCAAATGCTGCTCCTGCATACTCAGCCCAGAGAGAATTTCACGGCTATGCCACCTCCGCCGGCCTATCAGCAGCAGCCTCTTCTGGGAAAACAGTGACACCTCTCGCAACGTACGCTCAGGCGCCCATCATTGCCAAAGTGACAGCAGCTCCGCTGATTGCCAGATTTACATTAGCTGCGCCCAAAAATAACTTTGTGTCTCAGAACTTAGTGTCGCAACAGGCTTCATACGCTGCCGGATCAGCAGTAGCATACAGTTCGGAGGAGACGGCTAGCCCAGTCGTAGCGCAGGTGTATGCGGCTCCATCTGCTGGATACGCAACATCGCCTGCCCTAAGACAACAGACTCCCCAACTTTTTGAGCCGTCACGATACACGGTAGCGCAGCCTGCTGTATCTCAGTATAGAACCGCGCCTATTTCTGGATTGACGCCCGTCGCACCAGTGGCTTCGCAATACCGAGCGCCAGTGATAGCTCAATACCAGTCTGCTCAGCTCGCCCCTGCTGTATCCCAGTACGCTGCACCAGCAGTTACCCATGTTGCGCCTGCAGTGACCCAGTACACTGCTCCAGTCATCTCCCAGCACGCGGGTCAGTCGGTGGCGTACTCCACGTCGTCCATCAGCCATCACTCCGGCGGGAGCATCGCGCAGTACGCCGCAGCGCCGGTGGCCGTCAACCACAACATCGCCGTGGCTGCTCCAGCGAGGATCGCTCATGTCAAAAATGTTCACACGGACTTCCTACAAAATTAT GACGCGCATCCCCGCTACGCGTACGAGTACGCCGTGAACGACCCTCACACCGGCGACATTAAACATCAGAAAGAACAGCGCGACGGAGAAGTTGTTAAGG GTCAGTACTCGCTGGTGGAGCCGGACGGCTCCGTGCGCACCGTCGACTACGTCGCCGACTGGGAGACCGGTTTCCACGCCAACGTGCGCAATGACAGACACCACTAG